TTGCGGATTGGTTTTCGGCGCGGGGCGTGACGGCTTTTGTGCTGCGGTACAGGATGGGAGACAAGTATCAATATCCGGTGCCGCTCGAAGATGCGCAGCGCGCGGTGCGGTGGGTGCGGGCGAATGCGGCGAAGTATGGGGTTGATCCGCAGCGGATTGGGCTGATGGGGTTTTCGGCGGGCGGCCACTTGGCGGCAATGGAGTCGGTGAGCGCTGGAGCGGCGGATGCGAATGCAGCGGATGTGATCGATCGGGTGTCGGGCAGGCCGGACTTTGTGGTGCTGGGGTATCCGTGGCTGAATGCGATGACGCCGAATACGACGGGGCTGATTACGTACTGCGCGAATAATCCGACGGTGCATGAGGTGTCAGCGGCGAAGTGCAAGGAGTTTGCGACGAAGTACGATCCGGTGCGGTTTGTGACGACTGCGACGCCGCCGACGTTTATCTACATCACGTCGGATGACAAGACGGTGGATGTGCAGGCGTCGATTGATTACTACGAGGCACTGCGCGCGGCGAAGGTGCCGGTGGAGTTTCACAGCTTCGCGCATGGAGCGCATGGAAGTGGGATGGGGAGTGGAGATCCGGCGCTGGATTTGTGGCCGACGCTGCTGGATGCGTGGTTAAGAGGGCAGGGGTTTCTGGGGGCGAAGCGGTAGGTTCGACAGAATGGCCGCAGCGTATTCTGGAAGCCATGCAGAGACGAATCTTGTGCGTGGACGATGAGGAGATGATTCGCCTCACGCTCGGTACCGTGCTTCGACAGCACGGTTTTGAAGTGACCACGGCGGCAACCGTGGCCGAGGCATTGCAGAAGATCACTTCAGAGAAGTTCGACGTACTGCTGTCGGACCTGAACATTGGGAATCCGGGCGATGGGTTGACCGTGGTCAGTGCGATGCGGAGAACACAGCCGGAGGCGGTGACGATGATCCTGACCGGTTATCCGGCGTTTGAGACCGCGCTCGAAGCGATCCGGCAGCAGGTGGATGATTACATCGTGAAGCCGGCCAGTATCCCGGTATTGGTCAGC
This Acidobacteriaceae bacterium DNA region includes the following protein-coding sequences:
- a CDS encoding alpha/beta hydrolase, whose translation is MKSLRLAAAVVCAGLMASAGIAQSGAGAVTIDPGLNIHTVELWPGGAPGQQGSEPSDVPALSVFAPRKGKANGTAVVIAPGGAYRELASDLEGREVADWFSARGVTAFVLRYRMGDKYQYPVPLEDAQRAVRWVRANAAKYGVDPQRIGLMGFSAGGHLAAMESVSAGAADANAADVIDRVSGRPDFVVLGYPWLNAMTPNTTGLITYCANNPTVHEVSAAKCKEFATKYDPVRFVTTATPPTFIYITSDDKTVDVQASIDYYEALRAAKVPVEFHSFAHGAHGSGMGSGDPALDLWPTLLDAWLRGQGFLGAKR